The DNA window CAAACAcataaaagagagagaaaacgaaaCCGACCAACTCGTTGGTCATTTTTTCAAGCAGTACAAAACttggtttattattattgccgATATTATGCTGTTCtaattgtcaaaaatattttacttagAATATTCAGCAGAATTTGCGAAACGCTTCTTCTTTctcgttgaatttttcccaaaGTAAGATGTGAAAATTGTAACACAGGAGTGATGATAATAACGGAGAGTGAATGAAAATCGTGTTCGTAAAGGAATAAATAGTGTAGAAGAACTGGTTTGAGATAGAAATAATTGAGGTTGGTGGGAAAATTGTTGAACTGTaatgttttcgttttttgcaGGTTAGGCGTATAAAAAACGCGgaagaaaatatcaaaattgcaaaattttttgaaattcatttctacTATAACTATATATATTCAGATATTCTGCAATTTATAACGCAGATTTACAACTTTTCCAAACCATTGTTCTGGACATTTTATTGCGGGTTTTGCGcatgaaaaatgaagtaagCTTTTGTACAATAATAGAAGACGcggtatataaataaacatgaGAAGTGAGAAAAAGCAATAAAAGCTTTCAGCCCGAGAATCAGAAGAATTTTCCTAGTTGAtcttaaaatttcatgtcaTTTGATAACACATTTGGCCATAAAGTGTAAACGAGTAGAGATTTACACCCCGGTAAACGTTATCAACAGCAGATACGTAAACTGAACGCAGTTCAACTTCGATAATCCATTTATTTACGATCAAAGTTGTGATTATTCATCTATGGATAGCCCGGAGGTAGAGCAGAATAACGCGAATGTGCATAGATGAGAGTAATAAATTAAAGGCGACATGATCAAGCGAATGTTTAAGATTTTCCAGTATCTCTGATATCCCGTGTAACAGGAACGAAGCTTTTGTACCGTGCTCGATTTTGTAAAACAAACCGGATTCTTTGAGGTTTCATTTTTCGCCAAAAGGAACGTCGAATAAATAAAGATTGAAAGGAAGAAGTAAAACCAAAGTTGGATAAGTCGGTGACGAGAAAACGAAACGAAGCAAAGAAGAtggagaggaaagaaaaatgatacaaaAGGAATGGGAACGAGGAGTCAGCGCCGGTTCAGACATCACtcgagaagaaaaaggagaagaaacaCGGGATCAAATCTCACGAGGGTTGACGATATTCCACCCGGGATATACAGCGGTGGATTTATGTATCGCCGAATCGCCGGATCCGAGCTTACCACGCTGTACCGATGACAAATTTCGAAGAGAAAAGAATTCCGCATCGTTAGTCTCACTTAAGCGAGTTGGCACAGCAAAAATACCCGATAAGAAACACCGGAGATTTTTCCAAGTTCCTACTGCACGGATCATAGATCGTCGTAGATCACTTCGTCGATCGTTGATCCAGCTTCAAGGACTGAAGGCTCCTCGCGAAGCTGGCTGCAATCTTAGAGAATTTTTGCGAGGCTGCAGAATAAGTTGTAATTAAGAACCTCTAAATTGAAcacttttttctccttctctgcCTTCTCGCTTCGAACCTAAGCTTCGCCGAATCCAGGCTCTGGTTACGATAAATAATTCGGGTACATACGCACCCTGCTACGTCGTACTTATACGAACAATATATCGTCGCTTTTGCTTCGGCGGAAATTTCAGAGGAGTTGGGCGTAATTAGTTCCGTCGGAAGTACGTAcctgtacatatatgtatatataggtacgtacatatatataattccGACTACTCTGCGGGGGCGCGGATATAACGTACGGTACGATATGCCTTCGAGGGTGTCGTTTAAGTGGAGGAAAACTCAATCTCCTGAACCGCGCTGCAGTCTGGATGAAGCAGGTTGAAATGACCTCCTCAATTTCCTCCATCCTCATCTGAAAGACTCGGCGATTCTTTCACTCGCAACAATCAAGTCCGACCGATTTGTATTCGATTCTGTGAAAGCTCAGTCGACGAATAGAATTGACTCGAAGCAAAGGTGCGTTTAATGAAatcactaaaaaaaaaaaacaatgcgACGTAAAATTTATGGTGAATTGCTGAATTATCAAAAGAAAATTCGTAAAGGTGTTTCGTTACTTGGTACGTAGTTATCCCGAGAATTCAGGTGACAGTGGAGgtcgaagaataaaaaactttGCAAGGATTATGCACAAGTGGTTGAGAAACTTTTGGTAGAAAAGTTTGAAACGATTCAACTCTCTTGAATTATTCAGCGATGTAATTCGcgtttcatttcaattcaactGTGACTCTTGATCTGGATTTTCTAACTACGAGTCAGCTGCAGTGAATGGCTGTGGCTAACGATTGTAATACCTCTACGAATACGGCTGCAAACTGTAATCAGCCAGCGAAATGCGGGATCTTTGTCCGTTACAACACGTCTGATGTGGCGCTTTGATTGGAACCGTATAAACGACGCGCGGTGAAACCGAGTAATGTTTCCAGGTGAACTATCAGCAGCTGTAACCCAGTTCGAACGACGTCACGTCCCTTTGATGAATTAAGAATTATGCTGCTGGAGCATTTAAATGGGCACAAGAGAGTGTAAGTGTGgcataaaaaatttggaaatagGGTGAATCGACGATCCAATGAATCCCAGTTTTTTACTCTTCGTCCCTTCTTTAAACGCTAAGTGTCAAATTTCGGCAACGAAAATTACGATTGCGCTAATATCGCCAACGAATCGAGTAATATTCAACACGCTGCATTCCTGCAGGTCGATACTAATCTTATAAATTACCGACTAATCCCGAAGCTGTTGCTCAGCGGAAAGAGAGTCGTAAGTTCACCGGATAGTCGAGGACTTCCGGAAGCAGAGTGATTTTCAAAgaacatcaaaaaaaaaaaaacagtcgcATACGAATTAACGACGGAATAAAGTTTATCGGCACTAAATTAGGTCGCTAAATGAATAATGGAAAGAATGTTCTGTACAGTAATAATATACTACAGTACGAGGAAGTGAAACGGCCGGAGATTTTATTGCTATACGATCAAATGTCAAACAGTTAGTTCGTACATCGGATATTCGGATTTTGCCAATTGTGCGAAGATCGATGGGGCAACCGATCAGTAAATCTGATACCTGCTCACGACTGTTTCAATCAAGCCGTAAGCAACGCGTTTCCGTAGATTCTTATCGCGACTTGAGCAAGATAATAAAGGATTTGGGGAAGCCAGTCAGCTTCTAACTCGTAAAAGCTCGGCGGGGTGTACAGAATTATTCGCATATCAGCTCAGCGGCAAATTGCAGAGAGCGCGGAATGGAGAGCATGACGCGAAACCTCGAATAAGAGATCGTCCGACCCTTTCGACGGTGCAAAAATGTCGTTGAGACCAGCTTTAAGCGCTGCTCTTAACATCCAAGGTTTAATGTAATTCAAGTGTACATACACTTAAAAGAGTATCTAATCCGAAAGTTAATTGTgcttgaaatataaatatcgcGGGACTGTCTTCTACTACTACTGAGTTTTTATATTCTTCTTACAGAAAACCTGAAGCGTAGGAAATTCAGCAAGATGCCGGTGGGTGGTCGAGTCGCTGGGAAAGTCGGGATATACAACAATCATTACAACGGTAACGTTATTAGTCGACCCTAAAGTAACTCTAATTATCCTTAAGTCGCATCAAAGTTTGCGTATTTTGCAAACTCTTGGAATAAGGGAGAAGAAGAACGGACGGAGATTCGGAGTGTAATTTCAaccttaaaaaaaacattcagcGCCGAGAGAGCGGAACAgagtaattgttttttttcttctacttacttctttttatttctctttcctATTTGCTATTATAATAACTTCCTTTCCCCCCACCAAACGCAAATGCGGCTTCTTATTCAACCCAATCCACGGTACTTTTTCACCCTCCCGTAGCGTCGTGCACCGCACTACCCGAACCCGTATTATGTCATGTATATTTGCAATTTCTCGAAACAATGCTGTTGTAGTTACGAGCGAGTTGCAAATTGTGCGACATGTGCGCCTGTCACATACCCCAGCCATACAATATCCGATACTCGCAAACGCGTTTGAGTTTATGGAAATTTATGACGCTGCCTACGCGAATAGCATACCTACGCAGAGTGCTTCGTACACGTTGAGCGGatgaattataaattgtttattgCGTCATTCTACTTATTAATCAAAGTAGAATGCGTAAGTATAACGTATACGTTATATGTAAGTGGAGGGAACCCCCACCCGAAAAAAAGGGTTCGTGTCTGAACTGTGAAGCGGCTAAGAATGTCGGTAATATCGGTCGGTAGTATCGGTAATATATCGGTAACGGGATCTGTACGCAGAAATCTTCTTATTATACTACTAATCAGTGATTTAATTAGTGTTCCTGTTTCAATTGGCGAGTTTCAAAACGATTCGAAGTATTAgtcgaaaaaatataacactgttttggaaaattctgtacaacaattttcgaaGCGATAATCATGATGGAGAAGCTTTTCGTGATTGCATCGTCAAATTGTCCAGTCACTGATTGACCAAATGGTTTTTGTCAGaggagaaatttttctacatttagTACCTTCGTGTTTTCCATTCCTCAGGAAGAAGCCATAGCGGGATCAACGAAGAGATCATATGGATCAGCATAGGCATGGGCATCACAATCGCCGTACTAATTACCATAGCTCTCTGCTACATCGTCAGAGAGAAATGCCAGAAGCGTCACGAGGGGTATTACGCTTCCCTGCCGCCACCGTTGTGGGCGGCACCCTTAAATCCACCACCTGGAATTATCGTGAGTCCAACGCCATCCAGAGGTAGTCCAAAGGCCTACTACATCACGGTTTAGGAGCAAATTATCCGCGCGAGAATCCGAAGCGTTAGGTGAGTAGATGACAAAAAGAGACGTCGTGTAACAAGTCAAAACTTAATCCGAACACCCTCGCGCGTTTTTCTGTCGATTTTTTAACTTCCGGTTTCGctgttttcagagaaaaaaaaaatttattatttatatatatatatttataaatttgggTGGATGATCACGAATTTGAAGTCAGATTGCGAAATCCAAAACAGCGATCCGAtgtggtggaaaaaaaatctaaaaatattccaattttgGCAGAACTTTCTCGGCGGAAGTTTTTTGGGTTACCCataacgaatccaaggtcAAACTTCACAGGTCGAGTTATAATTCCCCAACTTCCATTCCTACAGGAGCTTGAAATCAACCAAACCGCCTTAATGTCTACATAATTCATGAAACAACTGTAGGTACATCAGATTCAATTGTACAAGTTGTTGAAGCAGTACTTATGCAATGTTTTCTCTTTCTTACAGCATATTCAAGACGAAAGAAGGagtgtttaattaattttagtATACAGCAGCGAGTACGTACCTGGATGATAACGTAAAGTTGGTTAATTTAAACTTTTCCCAAGGAGTTCGCGGTTGTACAGCACTCTGCGCTGCTTAGAGAgccaatgaaattaattccgAAACGTGACGAGCTCGGTGGGTGTATAATAACATTTCGTCAAACCGCATACATCCACATCCCGTAGTTGCGTAATTAACATTCCTTCGCTCCGACTGCGCAGctttcgtcaatttttacaGCTGCGCGAATTACCCGAATTATCAAAAGAGCGACGCGACTCGTGGCGATGAGTAACCGCAGGTATAAATTACGTGGAAAAATAGAAGGGCgagaaaatttgacgaaagGGTTTTATTCCTGAGGTAAAACACGTGCTTGGAGCCCGCAGTGGGTGTTATTTGCGAAGCGAAAACCATGCAGAAAACGGGGAAATTATACGACGCAAACAAGAATTGCTCTGAAAGCTCGAGAACCGAGGGTAAATTTGTCCCTTGCTCGCCACCcaaggttgaaattttttactttcgcaCACGGTCTTTGAAACGCCACTGGCAGGCAGCTGCTCTCTAGGCACGTTTTGCGGATTTCACGACTGTCTTAACAAGCGTCTCGAGAGTCCCAGACAACCCGATTTACCGACAAATCAGCCTAGGAAGAACGTGTCGAGTATTATTTCGAATACTcgttaccttttttttttcattttttacgccATTTGTATTTTCTTCGACATTCAGGAACGAAGCACGAACCGCACAACGAAGAACATGTATTATTGTCACAAGTCTTCTTATCACGCAGGTTAAATTTGAATACGCAGGTCGGCATGCCAGCGTTGATTAGCTAAGCTGGAATAACAAAGGCCTGATTCGTGGTTTATGGGATTCCGAGCGAAGTGGCTTGTTTTTGCTATTTCATTTAGGCCTGGTTCGGGTCTTCGGGAAAACAAAGCGTCTAGACGCTGATCGGAACGATAATTACGGGGATCATACGGGAGTTGGAAAAGCGTgcttgaatattcattttcgaatttcacgcgcatataaatgagaaaatttatatgGAATTCATACACGTACTTTCCGaacgaaaataattagaattaGTTTGCATTTAATCCGAGGAATATGAAGTAAAGAAACGGGAGAGCAGAAAAAGTATAaccgaactttttttttaaacggagaataatataatatccgAAGCGTTCAATTTTCGAGTGTTCTcaccctttgagtcacacatTTTTCTGCTGAATCAACTTTTAAAACAATATAGCATAGTATGATTTTTGGGGTCGTTGATTAAGAATCTGTAAtcggatttcaaaaattcaaggtggcggatccaatatggcggacgaaaatttcaaattcgatcaaaTCCAGTCAAAAAACACCATGCAGGGGATTTCGTGGTCACTGATTGAATTCACCATActggattttcaaaatctgattccagattcgtaatcaacgacCCCACAAACTTACGATTTATCtaaaacatgtatacatgtagaggggtaactttctcggtagtgaattattccttcaattatcacgatttttttcaatcaatttgtttgtaacaataataattcacatCACATCGCAACAATTGTTCTCGAATATTGAAAACGCATTAGTATACTATCAGAAATAGCAAGaaactgcaaaaaaatatgtgttgaaaatttctctaaatatacaaaaaatgaatataaaataggTGATAAGAATACTTACAATTATGACTCCAAGGGTTAACAAGGACGAACTTTCTTGCATTTTTAGAATCGTACGGTCAGTAATCCGGCACCGACGAACCACCCTACGTACAAAATGCTTTCAAATTTGTCTGTCTTACCCCGGAAGCCGATAAGAAGATCGGAAACAAGGCCGCGACTGCATATACATACtacatatactatacatatgtatatatacaatacatatagGAAAATCCGGATCAAGATCCTCAGTTTTCGCCTTTACCTCGTCCTCGGCTTCGGGGGATTGTAAAGGCCGGGATACTGAATGCAGAGAGAAGCTTTGCAAACATTCGCTTTTCTCGTTCGCTGCATTATCACACGGATATAGAAACTCGGGTAAAACGCTTCTCTCTGTCCCAAGTTTCGCGTGTAAATGTGAAGCCACGGAGACACGTACTGCAAAAgaaagagcgaaaaaaaacaaaaacgaagaaaaaacacaTCATTCAATTAAAAAGATCGGTTAGTGTAATCAGCGAGTGAATCATTTTCGTATATACGTCGTGTAAATTAAAATGCACGATTCAATTACGTTTTTACTTTccaatttctttctcttctcaaTTCGTTTAACAGCATAACCTGGATCGAATAATAATTCTCTCTATTCGATTTATTCGAAGCAAAGTAAACGCGTACGGTCAGTTACGAGCCGACGATTTCAATGTCAGAGATGGCAAATTAGGATTTTCAATCTCTCCAGAATCTTCAACTCTCATTagattacgaaaaaatttgtattcaaaattgGTATTTCGATCGATTTCCTTTGCTTTTGCGGACAATAGAGAGacagaggggggggggggagaaatCTATTGCTCCGACAGTTTGCTTTGGCCCGCTTTACCCAAGACTGCCCAGTTTCATTTTGACCAGAGGGGATGTACGAACTCTGAGAATTTACTCTCGGCCGAAGAGGTTCGAGTACCAAGAGACTTAGAATGGGCTTAGAATTCCAAACCGATTACCTTGGGTCCACAAAATACGCTCCGAAAGCTGCGATCCTTGGTGGAAGGGCGTGGCGACGGATTCATCTTGTTCACTTTCAACCTatttatgcatacatatatatatatatgtattggaAATGAAAGGTAGAGAGAAACCGTCGTTCCACTTTAGCCAAAAGCTAACCAAATGCAGGATAATTTAGAACCAGCCTCTAGCCGTTAAATAGTTACTACAATCGCAACAAACCTCGTATCTTCATCAATTCGGGTACTTGCAAGATTTCTGATCCCGAAAATTGTTCTCACACTTTCccaaagaatttaaaaaactggCAATCTTGAGGCGTTCGACTTCGCGAAGAGGTCGTTCGAACTTTTATTAAAACAACCGGAAATCCGGAtctctgacgtaattttggaACGCGCTTTAATATCTGATTTTAAGCGTAACCGAACGATGACGAGCTTTCCGTGCGTAATTAAAGCCTCATTGTTGTATTACTCGTGGCTACTATATACACGGATGCCTGATGAGTTAATTAATCATAATCAACGCCAgtgaaaaagtttaattttcaaagacgAACGGATCTCTTTGTAAGCTATTAAacgtagcaaaaaaattatacacatactATAGTAGATGTTTGTATGCTTAGACTCTTCTCCAAAACTTCATCCAATTTCTGTCTCTCGTGAGTCTTgaggttattattattatcattgtcgtATAACAAATATTTACCCACTTATAAATTTCGgggaaatttttacaattaccCAGTCGCACCCTTACATGTGAaaaagcgaatgaaaaaaaaaaacacgctgGCAAAACCcgaggtaaaatttttttgtcccgCCTATTTAATGATACGAACTCGTTCATTCGACACGCATTGCAGCGTGTAAGAATTAATAACAACAGCATCCCTGACCGATCCAACGAAACTCGTAATTTTTTCTGGCTCGTCTCGACCCTTCTCCTTTCTGCGGTTAGACAGACGATTTTTTGTTTGGAGAGAAAATCcccggtatatatatatatatatatatatatatatatatatatatataatatatataatatatataatacatataatatgaaatatatataataacaagGTAAAGCTAAGGCTATAGGAAAAAGATAATTTGCTATTTGCCACCATGGCACCCCATGAAATGTTTGTTTAGGTTCAAAGAAAGGTTCTGGtaaaagatgagcgttctgCGTGGTTTGAAAGATTGCGCtgagttgatttttcacttctttaaatttttttaaatttacgaaGTATcgcgaataataattttttttatgccgaCATCACTAATAACATCAGTTCACGTCACAAAGAAGACCAACACTTGTAATATTAAGTCTCCATTTGATGTTTGAAAAGTGTACCTGACGTCTTTTTCATTGTTCAATTGATCTCGTgaaatagttataatttaatatcgtTGCGTTATGGCTCGTGATCATtgggttgaatataaatgtcaggaaaggaataataattgaactgCTGCAACGTGTTTCTTTACAAATTCGAATGCgaaaagaagggaaaattcaaacgagCCCCATCTTCCACGTGACGTAAAACGATCATCTTTTCACATAATCTGTCCTTTAACCTGAGCAAACTTTTTAAGGGTTGCCACGGTGGAAAATggcaaatcatttttttccgaaagACCCTAATACTGCTCACCTTACGACTCTTCGCTCTGATCTCGACGGAAGGATGAATGGGCGTTGGGATCGTCCCTTCTCATTTCCTGAAAATGATCCGCGGGATCCACTCGCTCTGCGATCATTCGTCCCACGGGTCGCTTTGTGCGTTGATTGTAATGGACGTTCGATGCCGAAATCACACATTTGCTCGATCCTTTGTTTCAGGCTGAATGTTCGGCCTGACGGTGCGAGGATCGCTCAGCTCTGATATGTAAAACCATGCCGAAAGGATCACGTGTTCCGAACAGCTTTAGAATTCGTCGAATCTTCTGtaattatgtatatgtaacCCATAACTGtacctataatatatacacatgtatgtatgtcgTATAGATTGTACGTGCAATCGGATCGATACGCTTTAAAACGGTTATACATTCAACTCGTCTATTACCtaccgactttttttttttaacaattgtGAATATCACAGGCAAAGTCGATGAATATTATTACGTAAGCACGCACGTAATTATGTAATGTAGAGATTGTATAATCAGGATCTTCATGAACGTGGGTAAGGTTGTTGTATAATTTAGTATAATATAGActgatgataattttctagACATTTTCTAACCGAAGATACTTGCATGATTTCCATACCTGatgttttctattttcgtaCACGATTTTTATCGTCATCTTTGGTGGACTTTTCACATTGCACTATGGAACTATCCTCCGTCTACGTATACTTACATGCACCGTCTGaagtatatacctatgtataatgTGTGTTTCTGTATAGATATAGAAATAACGATTATTGATAGAAAAAGTGatggaaacaaatttcaaactgcGTATAGAGTTGAGTAATTGGCCTTCCATGAAAGTGGAATATTGATTATATAGCCGGTATCAAAAATAGTTTCAAATAAAAGTTAATATTATTGCCAACTCCTTCCTGGCCGTCGGCTAATTTCTGTCAAATGAGGAAAATACAGTTAAGCAAATATTACCTACAAGTTATATAAATTTCTCACCAATAGTAACACAAGGCCGGTTCTGTGTCCAGATTCCTactaccgacacttaccgacatcttacccagactcaaacccttctCTGCGATTACATCACCGCTGTCGAAGCCTGCTGTACCGACGCGAAGGTCGAAATCGCGGTGAAGGGCTCGAGTCTGGGTAagatgtcggtaagtgtcggtagtAGGAATCTATACCCGGAACCGGCCTTGTATTACTACTATTACTTTCAACGGTTTATAATTACACTGTGAAGATCAATACTCAATCCTCCGAATATGCTgtgcgaaacgaaatgaagTGATGATTATAAAACGGAGCCAATTGTTGCCAAAAATCGTGGACCAATCTTGAATATACTGgtcaatataaataattatacgtatacgtatatttactCTGAGAATCTTACTTATCTCTCTGAATATGTTGAAAGCGTTTGTTACGCGGAAACTTTGTAAGTGACGTTACTACGTTAGGCAAGTAGAAAAATTCTGCGATAATCTAATCGATGTTACAAGCTTGTATAATTACACGAAAGTAAGTGATATTAATCAGGTGATATTCTGATTTCTCTCTGGCTGAAAAACTTTGCACTAGAAGTATCTATATAATAAGATAGATTTAATTTAAAA is part of the Neodiprion virginianus isolate iyNeoVirg1 chromosome 5, iyNeoVirg1.1, whole genome shotgun sequence genome and encodes:
- the LOC124306441 gene encoding uncharacterized protein LOC124306441; the protein is MPVGGRVAGKVGIYNNHYNGRSHSGINEEIIWISIGMGITIAVLITIALCYIVREKCQKRHEGYYASLPPPLWAAPLNPPPGIIVSPTPSRGSPKAYYITV